The Arachis hypogaea cultivar Tifrunner chromosome 16, arahy.Tifrunner.gnm2.J5K5, whole genome shotgun sequence genome contains a region encoding:
- the LOC114925476 gene encoding uncharacterized protein has product MCEWANRIEYSLWTQYCDEGRRFGHMTTNISECVNSILKRVRNLPVCSLVKATYGRLAELFVRKGREAEAQLGTGQQFSQYLVKCIEANLKTARCFTVTVYDRDNSEYTVAETTPTGSFSLGSYRVSLGSQTCDCGYFQALHFPCPHALACCAYSRLTWQPYVHEVYRLSSVFGVYRLGFTPPILEGF; this is encoded by the coding sequence ATGTGTGAATGGGCAAACCGGATTGAGTATTCGTTGTGGACCCAGTATTGTGATGAGGGTcggagattcggtcacatgacgaccaATATCTCTGAGTGTGTGAATTCAATCCTGAAGAGGGTAAGGAACCTCCCTGTGTGCTCGCTGGTGAAGGCCACATACGGAAGGTTGGCAGAGCTATTTGTCCgtaaggggagggaggccgaggcGCAGCTGGGCaccggacaacaattcagtcaataCCTGGTAAAGTGTATCGAGGCCAACCTCAAGACGgctaggtgcttcacggtgactgtTTATGATAGGGATAACTCGGAGTACACCGTAGCAGAAACGACTCCGACTGGTTCGTTCTCACTGGGTAGCTACAGGGTCTCACTAGGTTCTCAGACTTGTGATTGTGGATACTTCCAAgcacttcatttcccgtgtcCACACGCACTGGCATGCTGTGCCTACTCACGTCTTACTTGGCAGCCATACGTCCACGAGGTCTATCGCCTTAGTTCCGTTTTCGGTGTCTATCGGCTGGGATTTACACCTCCAATTCTGGAGGGTTTCTGA
- the LOC112758568 gene encoding peptide chain release factor 1, mitochondrial isoform X1 — MRTLAKFICRSLCILPKHFQLTPPFSHPIFHPRIPSLLRFYSAEVQPQLSTELLSIMEQRLSAIEYRSATLNNLLNQPEIPPSEYARANKELRKLSSSLHLINELRAKQKEIDGLKSLVAECSDDKDMLNMATEEMGQAIEEERRLQHLLLKSLLPKDDADERDCILEVRAGTGGEEASLFAMDIFKMYEKYAHKNGWKFVVVDIAQSDFKGYKEASAAIAGDGAFGKLKFESGIHRVQRVPVTEKLGRVHTSAVSVAILPQADEVDVQLKNEDLKIDTYRSGGSGGQHANTTNSAVRITHIPTGITVAIQDERSQHQNKAKALKVLCAKLFEMERVRAHSTRSKLRSEQIGSGDRSERIRTYNFPQGRVTDHRVGITYHSIDDVMQGENLEVFIDALLLQEEMDAIATFSSSQ, encoded by the exons ATGAGAACTCTTGCAAAATTTATTTGTCGTTCTCTTTGTATCTTGCCCAAGCACTTCCAATTAACTCCGCCATTCTCACACCCAATATTCCACCCTCGAATTCCATCTTTACTACGTTTTTACTCTGCCG AAGTGCAACCTCAACTATCTACGGAGCTCTTGAGCATAATGGAACAGAGACTATCTGCTATTGAGTACAGGTCTGCCACTCTCAACAATCTTCTCAATCAG CCCGAAATACCACCATCAGAATACGCAAGAGCAAATAAGGAGCTTCGTAAACTGAGCAGTTCGTTACACCTTATTAACGAGTTGAGGGCTAAACAGAAG GAAATTGATGGCTTGAAGTCACTGGTGGCTGAATGTTCCGATGACAAAGACATGCTTAACATGGCGACAGAGGAAATGGGACAAGCCATAGAGGAAGAACGAAGACTGCAACATTTGCTGTTGAAGTCCTTACTTCCTAAGGATGATGCTGATGAAAGGGACTGCATTTTGGAGGTCAGAGCAGGCACTGGTGGGGAGGAGGCTTCTTTGTTTGCAATGGACATTTTCAAAAT GTACGAAAAGTATGCTCACAAGAATGGCTGGAAATTTGTAGTAGTAGATATTGCTCAATCAGATTTTAAAGGATACAAG GAAGCTAGTGCAGCAATTGCAGGAGATGGTGCTTTTGGGAAACTAAAATTTGAAAGTGGAATACATAGAGTACAG agaGTTCCGGTGACAGAAAAATTAGGTCGAGTTCATACCAGTGCTGTTTCTGTCGCAATCCTCCCCCAGGCTGACgag GTTGATGTTCAATTGAAGAATGAAGACTTAAAAATTGATACCTACAGATCTGGTGGTTCGGGTGGTCAGCATGCAAATACAACAAACAGTGCTGTTAGAATAACTCACATTCCGACTGGGATTACAGTTGCTATACAAGATGAGCGTTCTCAACATCAA AACAAGGCCAAAGCACTTAAAGTACTGTGTGCAAAGCTATTTGAAATGGAAAGGGTCCGAGCTCATAGTACACGATCAAAACTTCGGTCAGAACAG ATTGGCAGCGGTGATAGATCTGAACGCATCCGGACATACAACTTTCCTCAAGGTCGTGTCACCGATCATAGAGTTGGTATAACTTATCACTCAATAGATGATGTGATGCAAGGTGAGAATCTTGAGGTATTTATTGATGCTCTTTTATTGCAAGAAGAAATGGATGCAATTGCAACTTTTAGTTCTTCTCAGTAA
- the LOC112758568 gene encoding peptide chain release factor 1, mitochondrial isoform X2, giving the protein MEQRLSAIEYRSATLNNLLNQPEIPPSEYARANKELRKLSSSLHLINELRAKQKEIDGLKSLVAECSDDKDMLNMATEEMGQAIEEERRLQHLLLKSLLPKDDADERDCILEVRAGTGGEEASLFAMDIFKMYEKYAHKNGWKFVVVDIAQSDFKGYKEASAAIAGDGAFGKLKFESGIHRVQRVPVTEKLGRVHTSAVSVAILPQADEVDVQLKNEDLKIDTYRSGGSGGQHANTTNSAVRITHIPTGITVAIQDERSQHQNKAKALKVLCAKLFEMERVRAHSTRSKLRSEQIGSGDRSERIRTYNFPQGRVTDHRVGITYHSIDDVMQGENLEVFIDALLLQEEMDAIATFSSSQ; this is encoded by the exons ATGGAACAGAGACTATCTGCTATTGAGTACAGGTCTGCCACTCTCAACAATCTTCTCAATCAG CCCGAAATACCACCATCAGAATACGCAAGAGCAAATAAGGAGCTTCGTAAACTGAGCAGTTCGTTACACCTTATTAACGAGTTGAGGGCTAAACAGAAG GAAATTGATGGCTTGAAGTCACTGGTGGCTGAATGTTCCGATGACAAAGACATGCTTAACATGGCGACAGAGGAAATGGGACAAGCCATAGAGGAAGAACGAAGACTGCAACATTTGCTGTTGAAGTCCTTACTTCCTAAGGATGATGCTGATGAAAGGGACTGCATTTTGGAGGTCAGAGCAGGCACTGGTGGGGAGGAGGCTTCTTTGTTTGCAATGGACATTTTCAAAAT GTACGAAAAGTATGCTCACAAGAATGGCTGGAAATTTGTAGTAGTAGATATTGCTCAATCAGATTTTAAAGGATACAAG GAAGCTAGTGCAGCAATTGCAGGAGATGGTGCTTTTGGGAAACTAAAATTTGAAAGTGGAATACATAGAGTACAG agaGTTCCGGTGACAGAAAAATTAGGTCGAGTTCATACCAGTGCTGTTTCTGTCGCAATCCTCCCCCAGGCTGACgag GTTGATGTTCAATTGAAGAATGAAGACTTAAAAATTGATACCTACAGATCTGGTGGTTCGGGTGGTCAGCATGCAAATACAACAAACAGTGCTGTTAGAATAACTCACATTCCGACTGGGATTACAGTTGCTATACAAGATGAGCGTTCTCAACATCAA AACAAGGCCAAAGCACTTAAAGTACTGTGTGCAAAGCTATTTGAAATGGAAAGGGTCCGAGCTCATAGTACACGATCAAAACTTCGGTCAGAACAG ATTGGCAGCGGTGATAGATCTGAACGCATCCGGACATACAACTTTCCTCAAGGTCGTGTCACCGATCATAGAGTTGGTATAACTTATCACTCAATAGATGATGTGATGCAAGGTGAGAATCTTGAGGTATTTATTGATGCTCTTTTATTGCAAGAAGAAATGGATGCAATTGCAACTTTTAGTTCTTCTCAGTAA
- the LOC112758421 gene encoding uncharacterized protein, with product MKCYIRPYIHCLVCSNFEAHMIIMDKQLHRLFVLMNVLIVFSFFDLSTVAESENHVSAVGDPGMKRNELRVAFEAWNFCNEVGEEAPHMGSPRAADCFDLSNSLKHKVTKDDNKLGVGKPIPGIKSDSIDINNTDLYAVEKELYLGSLCEVEDTPKPWQFWMIMLKNGNYDTSSGLCPMDGRKVPPFGSHGRFPCFGKGCMNQPILCHQQTRIKNGTMHGMFHGTYDLDSDCKGEKDGLSYYEVVWEKKVDDSGSWIFKHKLRTSKKYPWLMLYLRADATTGFSGGYHYDTRGMLKILPESPNFKVKLSLDIKKGGGPKSQFYLLDIGSCWKNNGAPCDGDVLTDVTRYSEMIINPETPAWCSPKGLENCPPFHITPDNKKIHRNDTENFPYSAYHFYCAPGNAQQLEQPVKTCDPYSNPQAQEIVQLLPHPIWGDYGYPTKKGDGWVGDPRTWELDVGGLSSRLYFYQDPGTAPAKRIWTSVDTGTEIFVSTKDEVAEWTLSDFDVILTEPKS from the exons ATGAAATGCTACATTAGACCCTATATCCATTGTCTAGTGTGCTCTAATTTTGAGGCACACATGATAATTATGGATAAGCAGTTGCATAGGTTGTTTGTGTTGATGAATGTTCTTATTGTGTTCAGCTTCTTTGATCTCTCAACAGTAGCAGAGAGTGAGAATCATGTTTCTGCAGTAGGAGATCCAGGAATGAAGAGAAATGAACTGAGAGTAGCATTTGAAGCTTGGAATTTCTGCAATGAGGTTGGGGAAGAAGCTCCTCACATGGGTAGCCCAAGAGCTGCTGATTGCTTTGATCTTTCAA ATTCTCTCAAACACAAGGTAACAAAAGATGATAACAAACTTGGGGTTGGAAAACCAATTCCTGGTATAAAATCAGATTCAATTGATATAAACAACACAGACCTTTATGCTGTTGAAAAAGAACTGTATCTTGGTTCATTGTGTGAAGTTGAAGACACACCAAAGCCTTGGCAATTTTGGATGATAATGCTGAAGAATGGAAACTATGACACAAGCTCTGGTTTGTGTCCCATGGATGGGAGAAAGGTTCCACCTTTTGGTAGTCATGGGAGGTTTCCTTGCTTTGGGAAAGGGTGCATGAACCAACCCATCTTGTGTCATCAACAAACAAGGATAAAAAATGGAACAATGCATGGAATGTTTCATGGTACATATGATTTGGATTCTGATTGCAAGGGTGAGAAAGATGGCTTGTCTTACTATGAAGTTGTGTGGGAGAAGAAAGTTGATGATTCTGGGAGTTGGATCTTCAAACATAAGCTCAGAACTTCAAAGAAATATCCATGGTTGATGCTGTACCTTAGAGCTGATGCAACCACAGGATTCTCTGGAGGGTATCATTATGACACAAGAGGAATGCTTAAAATT CTTCCagaatcaccaaattttaaggtcAAGTTGAGCTTAGATATCAAAAAGGGTGGGGGTCCCAAGAGCCAGTTCTACCTGTTAGACATAGGTAGCTGCTGGAAGAACAATGGTGCTCCTTGTGATGGAGATGTCCTAACTGATGTAACCAGATACAGTGAGATGATCATAAATCCTGAAACACCAGCCTGGTGCAGCCCAAAGGGTTTGGAAAATTGCCCTCCATTTCATATCACACCAGACAACAAGAAAATCCATAGAAATGACACTGAAAATTTCCCCTATTCTGCTTATCACTTTTACTGTGCTCCTGGTAATGCTCAACAATTAGAGCAACCTGTTAAAACTTGTGATCCTTATAGCAATCCTCAAGCACAAGAGATTGTTCAGTTGTTGCCTCACCCTATATGGGGTGATTATGGCTATCCAACAAAAAAAGGAGATGGTTGGGTTGGAGATCCAAGAACTTGGGAACTTGATGTTGGTGGTCTTTCAAGTAGACTATACTTCTATCAG GATCCTGGAACAGCTCCTGCTAAAAGAATATGGACTTCTGTGGATACTGGAACTGAGATATTTGTCAGCACAAAAGATGAAGTAGCAGAGTGGACTCTTAGTGATTTTGATGTTATTCTTACAGAACCAAAGTCAtga